GGTGTACGTGCTGACCCACGCGTCGACCTGCCAGTCCGGCGCCCCGTACGGCGCACGCGACGCGTACGCCTCCGCGAGCGTCTCGTCGTGGTAGGTCACCGGGGTCCCGCGCACCGCCGTCAGCACGGACGCGGCGTCGTCCAGCGTCAGCGCCTCCGGGCCGGTGAGGTCGTAGGTCCGGCCCGCGTGCGGGCCGGGGTCCGTGAGGACGGCGGTCGCCGCCCGTGCCACGTCGGCCCGGGTGACGAACGCGCACGCCCCGTCCCCGGCGGGACCGCGGATGACGCCGTCGTCGCCCACCATCGCCTCGATGAAGTCGAGGTAGAAGCTGTCCCGCAGGAACGTCCACGCCATCCCCGAGTCGCGCAGGTGCTGCTCGGTGGCGTGGTGGTCGCGCGCCAGCGTGAACGTGGCGTCCGGGGCGGCACCGAGGAACGACGTGTAGACGACGTGCCCGACGCCCGCGGCGGCCGCGCCGTCGACGAACGTGCGGTGCTGCGCCAGCCGGTCGGCGCTCTCCGAGGCCGACACCATCAGCACGACGTCGACGCCCGCCAGGGCCTCGCGGACCGCGTCGAGATCACCGAACTCGGCGGCCCGGACGTCGGCGACGTGCGGGTGCTGGGGCAGCCGGGGGCTGGCCGGGTCGCGGACCACCAACCGGTGCGGGACCCCGCGCGCGTCGAGCGCCCGGGTCACCATCCCGCCCAGCTGGCCGGTCGCGCCGGTGACGGCGAGCGTCGAGGCGGTCATGGGCGTCTCCTTCGGGTGCGGTTGCCGGACCAGCCTCGCCGCTCGCGGACGTCCCGGCCACCCGGGGGCGTCCCGGAACGGTCAGGCGTCGTCGGCGGCGGTCGGCAGGCTCCCGTACACGTCGTCGTCGACCGGCTCGAGCCACTCGTTGCGGACGTCCCCGCCCGGGGTGATGAAGGCGAGGTGGCTGAACCACGAGTCGGCCTTCGCGCCGTGCCAGTGCTTCGTCCCGGCCGGCACGCGGACCACCGACCCCGGCTCCAGGCTGACCGGCTCCTCGCCGTCGGCCTGGTACCAGCCGCTGCCCGCCGTGCACAGCAGGACCTGGTCGCCACCGCCGTCGGTGCCGTGGTGGACGTGCCAGTTGTTGCGGCAGCCCGGCTCGAACGACACGTTGCTCACCGGGACGCTGCCGCCCGCGAGCGGGGCGAGGTAGCTCTGCCCGACGAAGTACTGCGCGAACGCGTCGTTCGTCTCCCCGAGGGGGAAGGGCTGGTCGAACTCGTGGGTGCTCATGCCGTCTCCTTGTCGTTCCGGGCGCTGTGGTCGCGCGAGGACGGGGCGCCGTTCGCGGGGTGCCGCCGGCGCGTGGTCATGCCCCCAGGTTCGCCCCGGACCAGGTGTCCACGACAGGCACTGCTGGTACACCCCTCGCCGGGGCGGGGCTTGGTAGCCGTGCGACCCGCGCTCTCGCGTGACGTCGATAAAGTAGTCAAGGACCTTGACTACTTATCCGTAGTCGACCAGGATGACTACGGATAAGTAGTCGGAGGAGGCCCGCATGGCATACCAGGGCAAGGT
This Isoptericola jiangsuensis DNA region includes the following protein-coding sequences:
- a CDS encoding cupin domain-containing protein: MSTHEFDQPFPLGETNDAFAQYFVGQSYLAPLAGGSVPVSNVSFEPGCRNNWHVHHGTDGGGDQVLLCTAGSGWYQADGEEPVSLEPGSVVRVPAGTKHWHGAKADSWFSHLAFITPGGDVRNEWLEPVDDDVYGSLPTAADDA
- a CDS encoding SDR family oxidoreductase, giving the protein MTASTLAVTGATGQLGGMVTRALDARGVPHRLVVRDPASPRLPQHPHVADVRAAEFGDLDAVREALAGVDVVLMVSASESADRLAQHRTFVDGAAAAGVGHVVYTSFLGAAPDATFTLARDHHATEQHLRDSGMAWTFLRDSFYLDFIEAMVGDDGVIRGPAGDGACAFVTRADVARAATAVLTDPGPHAGRTYDLTGPEALTLDDAASVLTAVRGTPVTYHDETLAEAYASRAPYGAPDWQVDAWVSTYTAIASGVMAQVSDAVEHLTGRAPTGLEQFLRDARA